In Paracoccus sp. N5, the DNA window AGCACAGCGGCGCGGGCAAGGGCCGGGTCAGCGCCTGGGCGGCAAAGGCTAGGGCGCCGGGCAGCAGATCGCCGTCGATCACCGCATCGACCAGCCCCAGCGCCTGGGCGCGGGCGGCGCGGACCGGCTTGCCGGTGGTGACCAGCTCCACCGCCGCCTCGACGCCCACCAGACGCGGCGTCCTGACCGTGCCGCCGGCACCGGGGGCGATGCCAAGCGTTACCTCGGGCAGCCCTAGCCAGGCATCGGCCGCGGCGACGCGGAAGCGGCACCCCAGCGCCACCTCCAGCCCGCCGCCCAGGGCCGAGCCGTGGATGGCGGCGACCCAGGGCTTGGCCGCCGCCTCGATCCGGGCAACCAGGTCGGGCAGGTGCGGCGGCACCGGCTGCTTGCCGAATTCGGTCACATCCGCCCCGGCGATAAAGGTGCGGCCGGCGCAGGCCAGCACCACCGCCCGCACGCCGGGATCGGCGTCGAGCCGCTCGGCCGCGTCCCAAATCCCCTGCCGCAGTGCTTGCGACAGCGCGTTGACCGGCGGGTTGTCCACGGTGACGACGGCGATGTCGCCCTGCTTTTCGATGCTGACGACAGTCATGGTCAAATCCCCAGATAGGCTTCGCGGATGCGCGGGTCGGCGATCAGTTCGGCGGCCGGGCCGGTCATGGTGATGCGGCCCGTCTCCATCACATAGCCCCGGTCGGCGATCTTCAACGCGCCGAAGGCGTTCTGTTCGACCAGCAGCACGGTGACGCCAAGCGCCTTGAGCCCGCTGACCACGTCGAAGATCTGTTGCACGATGATCGGCGCCAGCCCCATCGAGGGCTCGTCGAGCAGCAGGCAGGCCGGCCGGCCCATCAGCGCGCGCGCCATGGCCAGCATCTGCTGCTGGCCGCCCGACAGCCCGCCCGCCGCCAGGTTGCGCTTGTCCCGCAGGATCGGGAACATGGCGAAGGCGTCCTGCATGTCCTTCTCGACCCGGTCATCGCTGTAAAGGAAGGCGCCCAGCCGCAGGTTCTCCTCGACCGTCAGGTTGGTGAATATCTGCCGGCCCTCGGGCGATTGCGCCAGGCCGCGCGACAGCCGGCGATGCGCCGGCACCGTGGTCAGCCCTTCGCCGCGAAAGGTGATGGCCCCGGCCGAGACCGGCTGCACCCCCGACAGGCAGCGCAGAAGCGTGGTCTTGCCGGCGCCATTGGCGCCGACCACGGTCACGATCTCGCCCGATTCCACCGCCAGGTCGATGCCGTGCAGCACCTCGATGCGGCCATAGCGCGAACGCAGCCCCTCAACCGTCAGCATGGGCGGCCTCCTCGGTTCCCAGATAGGCGGCGATCACCGCCGGGTTGCGGCTGACCTCCAGCGGTGCGCCCTCGGCGATCTTTTCGCCATGGTCCAGAACGACGATGTGGTTCGAGATGCGCATGACCATCTTCATGTCATGCTCGACCAGCAGGATGGCGGTGCCGGAGGCGGCGACCTCGGCGATCAGGTGGTCGATCTCCTCGGTCTCGACGGCATTGCAGCCGGCGGCGGGCTCATCCAGCAGCAGCACCTTGGGTTGCAATGCCAGCGCCCGGGCGATTTCCAGCCGCTTCAGCGAGCCATAGGACAGGTTGCCGGCCTGCCGGTCGGCCGCCCGCTCCAGTCCGACGCGGGCCAGCAGCGCGCGGGCGCCGTCCTCGGCCGCGCGGGCGCGGCGGCGGGCGCCGGGCAGGTTCAAGAGATCGGCCAGCACCGGCCCGCGTTCGCGCAGGTGAAAGCCCGAAGCGGCGTTTTCCAGCACCGTCATGTTCTGGAAGATCTGCAGGTTCTGGAAGGTGCGCGACATGCCGCGCGCGGCCAGACGGAACGGCTCCATCCCGGTCACGTCCTGGCCGTCCAGCACCACCCGCCCCGCGCCGGGCTGGTAGACGCCCGAGATCATGTTGAAAAGCGTGGTCTTGCCGGCGCCGTTCGGGCCGATGACCGAGACGATCTCGCCCGGCTCGACCTTGAAGCTGACGTCCTGCACCGCCTTGAGCCCGCCGAAGCTGATGCCCAGGCCCTGGATCTTGAGCAGGCTCATTCGTCCCTCCCCCGGAACTTGCGCAGGATGGACGGCACCAACCCCTGCGGCAGAAAGATCATCACCAGCATCATCACCAGCCCCAGGATGACCTGTTCATAATCGGCAAAGACCGTCAGCACCTGCGGCAGCAGCGTCAGGATGCCGGCGCCGATCACCGCGCCCGGAACCGAGCCGACGCCGCCCAGAACCGCCATGGTCACCATCTCGATCGAATGCATGAAGCCCGCGACATCGGGGGTGACGAACTTGTTCTGCAGCGCCAGCAGCGAGCCCGCGACCGAGGCATAGACCGCCGAGATCACGAAGGCCTGCAGCTTCACCCGCGCCACGTCGATCCCCACCGTGCCGGCCGCGACCTCGGAGCCATGCAGCGCGCGCAGCGCCCGGCCCGTGGGGCTGTGATAGAGGTTCAGCGCCAGCCATGCGCCGATCAGCAGCGCGATGCCGGTCAGCGCATACCAGAATTCGCCGTTCGACAGGTCCAGGCCCATGTCCTTCAACAGCCCGCGCAGGCCCAGGTCCGGCACCTCGATCCCGTCCGGGCCCTTGGTCAGCTGGCGTTCGTTGTTCAGCACCATGGCGACCAGGATGCCGAAGCCCAGCGAGGCCACGCCCAGGTAATAGCCCTTGAGCCGCAGGATCGGCCGCCCGACGAGGTATGCCAGCACGGCCGAGATCGCCGCGCCCAAGACCACCGCCAGCGCCGGGGGCAGGCCCCAATGCACCGGCGCCAGCGCGCAGGCATAGCCGCCGATGCCGGCGAAACCGGCATGGCCCAGGCTGATCTGGCCGGCGTATCCGGTCAGGATCACGATGCCGGTCACCGCCAGGGCGTTGACGAACATCAAGGCGCCGATGCGGTAGTAATAGCCCGAGGGAAAGAACAGCGGCGACAGCGCGATCAGCGCCGCCAGCACCAGAAGCGTTGCATGTTTCTGCGACATCACACCCGCTCCGTCGATTTGCGGCCGAACAGGCCCTGCGGCATGAAGAACAGCACCGCGAGGATGACGACGAAGGCCGCCGCGTCCTTGTATTGCGACAAGAGGTAGCCGGCGGTCAGCGCTTCCAGCAGCCCCAGCATCAGCCCGCCGACGAAGGCGCCCTTGGGGTTGCCCATGCCGCCCAGCATGGCGCCGGCAAAGCCCTTGAGCGCCAGGGCCAGCCCGACATCATAGGAGGTCAGCGTGATCGGCGTCACCAGCACGCCGCCGAAGGCGCCGATGGCGGCCGAGAGCGCAAAGCTCAGCGTCATGATGAAGCGGGTGTTGATGCCGACGAGCTGCGCCGCCAGCCGGTTGTTCGAGGTCGCCAGCACCGCCCGGCCCAAGAGCGTGCGGGTGAAGAACAGCCACAGCCCGGCAAAGACCGCGAAGGCGCCGCCGATCACCCACAGGCTTTGCGACTGGATGGTCGCGCCCAGCACCTGGATCGGCTCGGTGCCCGAAAAGGCCGGGAAGCTGTGGATCTGCTTGTCGAAGACCAGCTGCGCCGCGCCCCGGATGAAGATCGAGGCGCCGATGGTGATGATGATCAAGGACACCACCGGGGCGCCGCGCGCCGGCTCGATGGCAAGCTGGTTCAGCGCCACGCCCACGGCGGCCGTCACCGCGATGGCGATCAGCGCGGCCAGGGGCAACGGCAGGCCGGCGGCATGGGCAAAGACGGTGATCATGCCGCCCAGCATGACGAATTCGCCCTGCGCGAAATTCACCACGCCCGAGGCGTTGAAGATGATGGTGAAACCCAGGGCGACAAGCGCATAGACCGCGCCGACCGTCAGCCCCGAAAACAGGAATTGCAGAAGTTCAGACATGATGAGGCTTTCAGGCTGGCTATGCCCGTTCCGGGCGGGGACGGCCCCCTGCCGGGGGCCGCGGCCTTACTCGACGATGGTCCATTTGCCGTCCTTGACCTGCAACATGCGGAAGGCCGACAGGTCGAGGCCCAGGTGATCCTCGGGCGTCATGGTATAGACGCCGGTGGTGCCGGCCAGCGCCTTGGTCGTCTCCAGCGCGTCGCGGATCGCCTGCGGCTCGGTCGAGCCGGCGCGGGTCACGGCATCGGCCAGCAGCGCGAAACCGTCATGGGCATAGCCGCCGAAGGTGCTGACCGGCTGCTTGAACTTGCCCTCATAGGCGGCCTTGTAGGCGGTCACGACCGGCTTCTGGGCATCGCCCTCGGCCAGCTGGCCCGCGACCAGCAGCGCGGTGCCGGGCAGGCGCACGCCCTCGGCCGCATCCGCGCCCGCAAGCTCGATGAACCCGTCCGAGGCGACGCCATGCGACTGATACAGCGGCAGGTCGATCGCCAGCTGCTTGTAGTTGCGGGTCACGATGGACGGGCCCTGGCCGAAGCCCGGATTCAGCACCGCCTGCACGCCCTCGGCGTTCTTGATCTTGGTCAGCTGCGCCGTCATGTCGGCGTCCTTCGGATCATAGGTCTCGTCCGCGACGACCTCGATGCCGTAATCCGCCACCACGTCCTTGCATTGCGCCTGCATCGAGGCGCCGAACCCGTCGGTGCCCGAGATCATGCCGATCCTGGCGATGCCCTGCTTTTGCATGTCCTCGAAGATCTTCTGGCAGGCCATGCGGTCGGTATGCGGGGTCTTGAAGGTCCAGGGCTTGACCGGCTGGATGATGTCGATGGCGCCAGCCAGCGAGATGAAGGGAACCTCGGCATCCTCGGCCACGGCCAGGATCGACATGCTGGTGCCGGTCGTGGTGCCGCCGATGATGGCCTGCACCTCGTCATCCTCGATCAGCCGGGTGGCGAAGGTGCGCGCCTTGTTGGCGTCGCCGCCGTCGTCGTAAAGCACCAGCTCGACCGGCTGGCCGTTGATGCCGCCCTTGGCGTTCAGGTCTTCAACGAGCATTTCCAAGGTCTTGGCCTCGGGGTCGCCCAGGAACGCGGCCGGGCCGGTGGCCGAGACCGAGGCGCCGATCTTCAGCTCGGCGCTGGCGGCCGTGGCCAGGCCAAGCGCGATCAGGGCGGCCGGGGCGGCCGTCTTCAGGGTCGTCTTCATGGTTTTCTCCTCCCAGAGATCCTTGGTTCAGGCCGCCGCCGGCCGCCGCCACATGGCGCGGCGGAAACGGCTGGCGACGAAGGCGGTATCGGTCAGGCTGGCATTGCCGGCGGGGTTGGCCCCGGTGACGTGGAAGTCGCTGAAGGCCGCCGACTGGTTGACGAAGATATTGCCGGTCAGGTTCACCGACAGGTTGACGCCGGCCCCGGCAAAGGCGCGGGCCGCGCGGGCAATGCGGCTTTCGTCGGTGTCGTAAAGCGCGGCGGTGATGGCGCCCTTGCGCCGGGCCAGGTCGGCGGCGCGACGGATGCCCGCATCGACATCCGGCACGGCGATGACGAAGCCGATGGGGCCGAAGCATTCCTCCTCGGCCAGCGGGTCGCCGTCGTTCAGGGCCAGCAGCAGCGGCGTCGCGGTGCGCCCCTGCCCCAGCGGCGCGGAATCGCGGAAGGTTCGGCCGCGCGCCCGGGTCTCGGCGATGCGGGCCAGCGTGGCGGGGTTGGCGATGGCGCCGCAGACCCCGGCAGCACGGGCCGGGTCCGACAGCAGCTCGTCGATGGCGGCGGCGATGCCGCGGCCGACCTCGTCGAAGCTCTTGCGGCCCTGGTCGGTGTCGATGCCGCTTTCCGGCACATAGATGTTTTGCGGCGCCGTGCACATCTGGCCGGAATAGAGCGCCAGCGAAAATGCCAGATTGGCGCACATGCCGGCGAAATCATCGGTCGCGGCGATGGTGACGGTATTGACCCCGGCCTCTTCGGCAAAGATCTGCGCCTGCGTCGCGTGGCTGCGCAGCCAGGCCCCGAAAGCACCCGAGCCGGTATAGTCGATCAGCCGCACCGCCGGATCGGTGGCGAGCCGCTTGGTGATCTCGGCGCCCTTGCGGTCCACGGCCAGCAGCACCGAATCGGCGGGCAGGCCGGCCTCGGCCAGCACCGCGCGCAGGCTGCGCACGGCCAGCGCCAGCGGCAGCACCGCCGAGGGATGCGGCTTCACGATCACCGGATTGCCGGTGGCGAGGCTGGCGAAAATGCCCGAGTAGCTGTTCCAGGTCGGGAAGGTATTGCAGCCGATGGCCAGCGAAAGCCCGGCCGGCACCAAGGACCAGTGCTTTTCCAGCACGATGGGCGCGGCCTTGCCCTGCGGCTTTTCCCAGCGCGCGGTCGGGGCGAATCGGGTCATCTCGTCCCAGGCCATCGCCACGGCCTCCAGCCCCCGGTCCTGGGCATGCGGCCCGCCCGCCTGGAAGGCCATGGCAAAGGGCTGGCCGGTGGTATGCATCACCGCATTGCCCATCAGGAAACTGTCGCGGTTGAGCCGCACCAGCGCCTCGAGGCAGGCGCCCACGCGGGTCTCGGGCGCGGCCTCGGCCAGCGCCGGGGCAGCCGCCTGCGCCGCCGCGATCAGCGTGGACGCATCCGCCGCCGGATAGGTGATTCCCAGGGCGCCGCCAAAGGGCGAGACCTCGGCCCCGATCCAGTCCGATGCCGGATGGCCGGGCAGGTCCAGCCGCGAATCACGCAGGGCCGCGAAAGCCGCCGCGCCGTCCTCGCGCGCGGTTTCGCCATAGACCTTGCCGCTCGGCACCTCGGGGAAGGGCGTCCAGAACGCGCGCGAACGGGCCGCCGCCAGCGCGGCATCCAGCATGTTCCGATGGCGTTCGAAAAACTCGTCCAAAGCGTCCTCCCTCGCTTGCTCCAATTTATCATTGACCGGCCGGTCGGTTTATGCAACAAAAATTTTCAGGAGGCCCGGAGGAGTGGGCCTGGGAGCAACTCATGACGGAAACGGTCCTGACGGCCTTGGCCGATGGCGTGTTGGTTCTGACGCTGAACCGCCCCGAAAAACTGAATGCCTTCAACGCGAAGATGCACCTGGCCTTGCACGCCGGGCTGAAGCGCGCCCATGACGACGCGGCGGTG includes these proteins:
- a CDS encoding branched-chain amino acid ABC transporter permease, which encodes MSQKHATLLVLAALIALSPLFFPSGYYYRIGALMFVNALAVTGIVILTGYAGQISLGHAGFAGIGGYACALAPVHWGLPPALAVVLGAAISAVLAYLVGRPILRLKGYYLGVASLGFGILVAMVLNNERQLTKGPDGIEVPDLGLRGLLKDMGLDLSNGEFWYALTGIALLIGAWLALNLYHSPTGRALRALHGSEVAAGTVGIDVARVKLQAFVISAVYASVAGSLLALQNKFVTPDVAGFMHSIEMVTMAVLGGVGSVPGAVIGAGILTLLPQVLTVFADYEQVILGLVMMLVMIFLPQGLVPSILRKFRGRDE
- a CDS encoding ABC transporter ATP-binding protein; the encoded protein is MSLLKIQGLGISFGGLKAVQDVSFKVEPGEIVSVIGPNGAGKTTLFNMISGVYQPGAGRVVLDGQDVTGMEPFRLAARGMSRTFQNLQIFQNMTVLENAASGFHLRERGPVLADLLNLPGARRRARAAEDGARALLARVGLERAADRQAGNLSYGSLKRLEIARALALQPKVLLLDEPAAGCNAVETEEIDHLIAEVAASGTAILLVEHDMKMVMRISNHIVVLDHGEKIAEGAPLEVSRNPAVIAAYLGTEEAAHADG
- a CDS encoding ABC transporter ATP-binding protein, translating into MLTVEGLRSRYGRIEVLHGIDLAVESGEIVTVVGANGAGKTTLLRCLSGVQPVSAGAITFRGEGLTTVPAHRRLSRGLAQSPEGRQIFTNLTVEENLRLGAFLYSDDRVEKDMQDAFAMFPILRDKRNLAAGGLSGGQQQMLAMARALMGRPACLLLDEPSMGLAPIIVQQIFDVVSGLKALGVTVLLVEQNAFGALKIADRGYVMETGRITMTGPAAELIADPRIREAYLGI
- a CDS encoding branched-chain amino acid ABC transporter permease, producing MSELLQFLFSGLTVGAVYALVALGFTIIFNASGVVNFAQGEFVMLGGMITVFAHAAGLPLPLAALIAIAVTAAVGVALNQLAIEPARGAPVVSLIIITIGASIFIRGAAQLVFDKQIHSFPAFSGTEPIQVLGATIQSQSLWVIGGAFAVFAGLWLFFTRTLLGRAVLATSNNRLAAQLVGINTRFIMTLSFALSAAIGAFGGVLVTPITLTSYDVGLALALKGFAGAMLGGMGNPKGAFVGGLMLGLLEALTAGYLLSQYKDAAAFVVILAVLFFMPQGLFGRKSTERV
- a CDS encoding ABC transporter substrate-binding protein, whose translation is MKTTLKTAAPAALIALGLATAASAELKIGASVSATGPAAFLGDPEAKTLEMLVEDLNAKGGINGQPVELVLYDDGGDANKARTFATRLIEDDEVQAIIGGTTTGTSMSILAVAEDAEVPFISLAGAIDIIQPVKPWTFKTPHTDRMACQKIFEDMQKQGIARIGMISGTDGFGASMQAQCKDVVADYGIEVVADETYDPKDADMTAQLTKIKNAEGVQAVLNPGFGQGPSIVTRNYKQLAIDLPLYQSHGVASDGFIELAGADAAEGVRLPGTALLVAGQLAEGDAQKPVVTAYKAAYEGKFKQPVSTFGGYAHDGFALLADAVTRAGSTEPQAIRDALETTKALAGTTGVYTMTPEDHLGLDLSAFRMLQVKDGKWTIVE
- the paaN gene encoding phenylacetic acid degradation protein PaaN; amino-acid sequence: MDEFFERHRNMLDAALAAARSRAFWTPFPEVPSGKVYGETAREDGAAAFAALRDSRLDLPGHPASDWIGAEVSPFGGALGITYPAADASTLIAAAQAAAPALAEAAPETRVGACLEALVRLNRDSFLMGNAVMHTTGQPFAMAFQAGGPHAQDRGLEAVAMAWDEMTRFAPTARWEKPQGKAAPIVLEKHWSLVPAGLSLAIGCNTFPTWNSYSGIFASLATGNPVIVKPHPSAVLPLALAVRSLRAVLAEAGLPADSVLLAVDRKGAEITKRLATDPAVRLIDYTGSGAFGAWLRSHATQAQIFAEEAGVNTVTIAATDDFAGMCANLAFSLALYSGQMCTAPQNIYVPESGIDTDQGRKSFDEVGRGIAAAIDELLSDPARAAGVCGAIANPATLARIAETRARGRTFRDSAPLGQGRTATPLLLALNDGDPLAEEECFGPIGFVIAVPDVDAGIRRAADLARRKGAITAALYDTDESRIARAARAFAGAGVNLSVNLTGNIFVNQSAAFSDFHVTGANPAGNASLTDTAFVASRFRRAMWRRPAAA